In Equus caballus isolate H_3958 breed thoroughbred chromosome 7, TB-T2T, whole genome shotgun sequence, one DNA window encodes the following:
- the C7H19orf25 gene encoding UPF0449 protein C19orf25 homolog, with product MGSKAKKRVVLPTRPAPPTVEQILEDVRGAPAADPVFTALTLEDPPGPSERAEDGEAGREQLYQQSRAYVATNQRLQRAGDGLKAQCEGLRRAGAELQADVGHVKQVALRGAAAASLG from the exons ATGGGCTCCAAGGCCAAGAAACGCGTGGTGCTGCCCACCCGTCCGGCGCCCCCCACGGTGGAGCAGATCCTGGAGGACGTACGGGGGGCGCCCGCCGCGGACCCCGTCTTCACCGCCCTGACCCTGGAAG ACCCCCCAGGCCCCTCCGAGAGGGCCGAGGACGGCGAGGCCGGGCGGGAGCAGCTCTACCAGCAGAGCCGGGCCTACGTGGCCACGAACCAGCGGCTGCAGCGGGCCGGTGACGGGCTGAAGGCGCAGTGCGAGGGCCTGCGGCGGGCGGGCGCGGAGCTGCAGGCGGATGTCGGCCACGTGAAACAGGTGGCGCTGCGGGGGGCTGCGGCCGCCTCCTTGGGCTGA